GTCAATGGTCACTTGAGACTTTTCCAGGTTCCGACTATCCTTGAGTGGTAAGGGAGGCCCCCGGACGGGTTGAAGGTGCCCCAGATGTGGGAGAAACACCTGCATGGATCAGTCACTGCCCCACCCATCTGCTGTGCCAGCCAAGCAAGTCGGGAGGAACCAAATCAAAGCATTCTCCTGTATTGGCACCCGACTGTCCAGAAATAAAACCTGTTTTGCAGTCATTCATTACGTCTATCCTGAGCCACACATACAGACTCCTTCGCAAGTCTAGAAGCACCTTGCCTTACCAAACTGAGTTAATAAGCCCTTTATAAAAAATTCTGCAGCTTCGTGCAAGACTCATACCAGCTAATAAAGATGACTGTAGAATTTTTTACTAAATAATCAGGGGTTTCTATCCCCTCCAATAAAAAAGCCTGCTATTTGCTCACTAAGCTGTTATTCCATGTGTCTAAACTTTTGCTAAactttcataatttttttctctttgcctctATTTACAGGAACCATTAGTCTTCTTCTAGTGAGGATACTTGTCTTCTTTAAGATCACAATCTTCATCATCATTctcatcttagcactgcagagttggaagggaccctgtggattatgaagtccagcccctgttgaggaGGCAAAGGGGCGGGGggatcgaattcccaacctctgcccAAGGGCTGTCCATGGACAAGAATCCTTTTGAAGATGACACCCGTCTAAAGAGCTGTCCAGTTGATGTCTGACTTAAAGATAAAGGACAAATATTATCTACCTACCTGCCAACCTACCTACTtatccaaaatatttttccttacctttctctttgaaaaggagccaaggtggctttatatatatatttattgcattgtaaggtaaaggttccccttgaaatttagtccaaccgtgtccaactctagggcatggtgctcatccccatctccaagccgtagagccagtgtttgtccgtagacagttttcgtggtcacatggccagcgtgactagacacggaataccaTTACcatcccaccaaggtggtacctatttactcacatttttacctgcttttgaatggcaggagatgggacaagtgacgggagcgcCCTCTgttgcctggattcgatcttacaatggctgatcttctgaccttgcagcactgaggcttctgcggtttaacccgcagtgccacccacATCCTTATATGGCATTGTACTTCCGCTTTATTGGTGGTCTGTAACTGACCACCCTACCTCTGTTACTGTTGTTGTGTTGTATTAATACTCCTCTTCTTCATCCTGGCCTGGTTGGGCTCTGTCTGGGCCAACGCAGAGGCTGAGGTTGTGGGAACTGGCTCCTACCTGTCTTGGCCGACACTCTGAACCTCCCGGATGCGCCGTGCTCTGCAGCAAACTTCTCAGCCTTCTCTTCCGGCACGTGGTTCTCCAGGTCACTCTTGTTGCCCAGTAGAAAGATGTCAGctgtggggggagagggggagcagAGAGGTCCCGGCTTGGTCTCACGTGCTGCCGCCGAGTGCCTCGGCCAGAACAGCTGGCGACACCTTGTGCGGAAGGCTTACAAGGTATGGGCTGTGTGTGCAGGAAGGGGGTCCAAATATTGCTACAGGAAATTGGGGCTGCCGGGTCCCAAACGTCTGAATGTACCTCAAGAACTGCTCAGGTTTGGGGTCTTGCGCTTCTTAGAACTTCAAATCTCTGAGACTGCGTGCTTCCAAGCCTGTGGGCACGCATGCCTTACCCTTCCGGTTAATAAGCACAGCCTCTACCTACATGGTCTGTCCTTCACACATACATACTCCCCTCTTTTGCAGTTTTTTTCTCTGGTGTGTGGCAGATGTACAGccgtggccaaaaatattggcacccttgcagtgCTGTCAAAAAAATGCggtccttctctcagaaaatggttgcagttgcaaatgtttcgatactcacgtgttcatttctttgctttgcgtcggaaccacacacaaaaaaaagagaagaaaagtcaaatctgataccatctcacacagaaacccaaaaatgcactggcccaAAGTATTGGCAccttgtctaaattgtaagaaataattgctttttcaaGCATGTGGTGCTCCTTtcatttgtatttagacacatctgttgtttttttatgtgtgtggttCTGAtggaaaccaaagaaatgaacacgtgagtaccAACACTTTTGGAACTCCAAccgttttctgagagaagggtttcaTTTTCCGACAGaactgcaagggtgccaatatttttggccatgactgtaattCCGCAAGGGCCACCCTCTAGACTTTGGCCGTAAAATCTCAGGGCCTGAGAGGCTGCTCACCTGGCAAACCATTTTTACAGGTTATTCATCAAAGCCATTTTCTGACGTTAGAACAAAACAGTAGCTCTTCTGACTGTGAagttgtggtttttatttttttggtatacAGGCACTTATTAATGTAAAAATGATTCGTTCCTAACAGGGGCAGTATCTTGTGCCTTCAATCACTTTCGGTTTTAGCCCTCCCTGACTTATAGGTGCACTAACCCAATACACTTTGCATaaccacatttctttttttttttgagaccctGGTTGCGTCCTGGTTTAATTTGTTTAGAAAAGAACCAACCAAATGAGAGACTTTAGGTTAGTCATTTAGTTTTTATGGTGCATTCAGCAGGTCTGCTCTTAGTGAGACGGGTCTGGATCTAACCTAAACCCACATATATGGGTTTGGACTTTGTTGCTGCAAATTCAGAATTTAGGACAGGCGCTCTTTCGCCAACAAGGTTATCCCCTTTGATTGGCTTTGTGCTTTTAACATCTGGTTGAGAAATTTAACAAGTGTTCACTTCCctgaagttctttaaaaaaataaaatgaaataggaaAGCTTCCTTGTAAAGTCATTTAGTGTTTTGCTCCAGGAGATCTATTCCTAAATGAGCCTGTCCGGGATGGGTTTCTGTGGCtcttatggccaccctttccagggttttccagctagagaagacacagaaggggtttcccattccctttcttCTGGGACTCTGTACGTTGCCcttggccacactggctggctttATTCccagggggaatcaaactcccagcctctgaccccacagccagatccctaaaccagcAAACCATTAAGACAGCTCTTAAAGGTATGGGAGCAAAGACGGAAACCAACCCTACCTCCTATTCCTTCCATAGCCCAGAAAATGTCCTTttagtttaaaaaagagagacttttCTGAGCAATCTTCCATGCatccatcatcaactccttccatccatccctccatcatcagctctttccttccttccttccttccttccttccttccttccttccttccttccttccttccttccttccttccttccttccttccttccttccttccttccttccttcatcaactccatccatccatccatccatccatccatccatccatccatccatccatccatcattaactccttccatccatccattaactccttccttccttccttcccgcctaCCTACCATCCGTGCAGTACTGCCGGGTCACGTACAGCCAGTGGGAGAGGCTGTCAAAGGAGAGGAGGCTGTTGAGGTTGTAAACCAGGAGCGCCGCATCCGCGTTCCGGTAATAGCAGCTGCTCAGCGACAGGAAGCGCTCCTCTCCAGCTGTATCCCACAGGGAGACCTGCAGGAACGGAGAAAGCAAGACCACCGTGGTGGGAGGTGGGAGCAagagaactccttgccacatgaaAGTGCAAAGGGGGAATTAACCCTCTCCTCCCCTGCTAGAAGAACTGCACCAGGTGGAATGGGGCATAATTGCGGAATTAATGGGCCTTCAGATTCCCTGACACGTTTTCCACTCTTGCAGCAGAGCAGCGGAAAATGTAACAGAAGGGAACCCTATTCAGCTTAAAATACGGAGACACTTCTACCAGCTGTCTTGATCTTCCATTTGTTGAAGAATGACTTAAGGGGGTGCCTTCCCCTATGGCTCCCAAAACCCTCCAGAGGGCCATGGCCCCCTCCATATGACTGCACACTGAGGAGAGCCACCTCTGAACTTCAGAAACTTCCCTTCTTTCGGCTACATGCCCCAGAAGCTATCGGCCGGGGTGGCTGCTGGCTGGGGGGAATCTATACTCCAGAAAGaaagatataaaatatttatctgtcgtttagtcgtttagtcgtgtccgactcttcgtgaccccacggaccacagcacgccaggcctgcCTATCTTcaacttcctcccggagttgtgtcaaattcatgttggttgcttcacagacactgtccagccatctcattcttggttgtccccttctcctcctcctgccttcacactttcccacaatcagggtcttttccagagagtcttctcttctcatgagatggccagagtactggagcctcagcttcaggatctgtccttccagtgagcactcagggttgatttccttcagaatggaataggtttgttctccttgcagtccaggggattctcgagagcctcttccagcaccacaattcaaaggcatcaattcttcggcggtctgctttctttatggtccagctctcacttccatacatcacgacaggaaaaaccatagctttgactattcggacttttgttggcaaggtgatgtctctgctttttaagatgctgtcaagatttgtcattgctttcctcccaagaagcaggcgtcttaatttcgtggctgctgtctccatctgcagtgatcatggagcccaagaaaataaaatctgtcactgcctccatgtcttccccttctatttcccaggaggtgatgggaccagtggccatgatcttagttttcttgatgtcgAGTTTcaaaccgttttttgcactctcctctttcaccctcattacaaggttctttagttcctcctcactttctgccatcagagtggtgtcatctgcatatcggaggttgttgatatttcttccggcaatcttaattccggcttcggattcctccagtccagccttccgcatgatgtattctgcatataagttaaataaactgggggacaatatacagccttgccgtacccctttcccaattttgaaccaatcagttgttccatatccagttctaactgttgcttcctgtcccacatataggtttctcaggagacggataaagtggtcaggcactcccatttctttaaggacttgccatagtttgctgtggtccacacagtcaaaggcttttgcatagtcaatgaaggcttttgcatagtcaatttaTCTGTACAAGGTTTTAAATGTGTAGATGCTAAAGCTTTATATCTGATTAAATTGCTTTTAAGGAATGGTTGATTCAAATCAGTAAAACCCCACGCTGGTGTTGGCTTGGACtggttgtggtttttgtttgtttgtttgtttgttgttatttatttttgctttgcccATTCCCACCTCCACCCACAGATTCCTAAATATCACCACAAAAACATGGGTGCCCCAATTTCCACTCTGCAATCTGCCCATGCTCCGTtggcttctcttttcctccttgaGCCTTCTGGAAGCAGAGAGTTCCAGCGGTGAAGCATAAGCCACGCCGGCCGGGTCTTTCCCTAAAgctgcctgggggtggggggggggaacgggctCCTACCTGTGCCTGGGGGTGGCTCCGGCTGTGTCTCAGCGGCACGATTTTCTCGCACACGCTCATGGGCTGGCCGAGAGCATGGGCCTCCTCCAGAAAATGCCCGGTCCTGATGCGGTGGAAGAAGGTGGTCTTCCCCACCCCAAAATCTCCCAGCAGGATCAGCTTGAATCTCAGGCTGGGAGAAGATGCGGCCATGGTTGGGTGGCTCTCTGCCTGGGGCTCAGTCCTCCTTCTGGCTGAGATGCCGGTGGGCAAACGGACCTGccagggaagaggaaagaaggaaggaagccagtGGGGACCTGACAAGATGCATGGGGCCCTTTCTTGGTTGACTCCCGCCCCGGGAGGGGGGACTCAGAGCACTGGATGAGGCCTGCTGAATCAGACCCCTGTGAACCCATTGGGTCCCTGATCCTGCCTCCACAAAACTAGAGcggagaaaaattacttttctggaggGCCGCTTCTGGAAACCTCCAGCTGGAAGCACACAGAGAAGGTTTGAACAAGCAAGCCAGCGTAAGCGCCCCAAAGGGAATGCAGAAAGAGGTGCTCCTTCTAGTTGATCAGGTTTAGACCCCCAGTTTTTAAGGTTTTGAAAAggtccacccccttttttttcttggagtagaattcccccagccagaataTGCCCGAACTGAAGGATTCTGGGGTTCAAAGCCCAGGCTCTGCTAGACGGTGGCTGAAATGGTATGGCTGCTGTTGCTTCCAAAAATAAAAGGGGAGGGACCCATAGAACATTTTAGGAAAACTCCCAGCAGAACCGGAATGTAACAGTAACTGTATATTCAAAATGTGAGATGCAAATGGGATAAATGCCTTGTCTACGGCAAAAATGTGCTTTGGAGCAGCAAAATTATATGGACACCGTCCCTCttaatggggggagggggggagttagGATCCCAGAAAAGCTGCAGCTCAGATTATTCTAATATTCTGGTTCAGTTTCCTTATAGTGGGGGTGCCTCTCTAGCTAGAATTTAGTCCTCCCACTGCTTGCCACTTGATCCTCACCAAGgcaaaagaaatagaagaatATCTGGGTTTGATACTTTTTGAACATCACATTTAGAAAAGCccacatggcaaaaaaaaaaaaaacaaccttctcCAGACTTCACAGGCCAACAGAGCatcagcagggctgaaaatgcATGGCATCCGGCTAGGAAGAGGCTTCGTGGCACCGTGGTTcaactgcagtgaagattctgctcaccACCCGAGTCTGACCTAGTTTTCACCTGGAACGTGGTCTTCCCCACCTTGAACCTTCTACACCTAAGCAAGCAGAATCTGGCCTGGGTACCTTGAAACCTGAAAATGGATGCTTCTGCCAAGTCCGATCTGGTTGGGTTGGCCAGACAGAGAGCAATTAATTGGCTTTCTTGGACCTTTAGCCGTTGAGCAACAGGGCTGGTGGGCAACATAAAAAAgaccaataaattaaaaaaaccaaacaaaacatgaCAGCCACCCACAGGACAGTCTCAGGACAGACGTCATCTAGGTCCAATCCCTTCGGATCTCCAAACGATTATTCTATTCCTGTAAAAATTCCACCCAGCCTAGAACCTCCACACCTCCCCTGAGTAATGGATTAAGCATTCCATCTCCTCCGAGGTTCAGAAATTTCCAGTCCCTAATTGCTGAAGCTTGACTGCCTCGCTCTGTATCCTTCTACTGCCAGCCCTGGGTGGCTACCTTTACCGAATTCTGGAAGTCACAAACATATCtcgcacccccccccaaaatgcaatCTGTTTTCAAACAAGGCAGAGGGGCCCTCgtccagcccccccccatacTGGTCAGCTACTGGTCCGCTGGGTTGCTTTCGGTCTGTGGTCCCACCACCCCACCTTCTTGTTCGTTGGAAGGAAGAACAGGCCAGCCCAACACAACCACGTCTCCCCCCAGCCACATGAAGGACACAACGCCAGAACTCTTCCAACGGATCTCCTTCGTCCCCATGCCAGCGGCCCGGCTCATCAATGGACGGGGGGGGGCTCAGCAATCCCCCTTTCTGTGCCTGCAGGTCCTTCCGCAACGGACACGAAAGGCTCAACAAAGCAGCCCTTTTGCCCAAAGCTGCCATCGCTCTGCTACCTTGCCCCTTGGTCGGTCTGTCCAGGCACGGCCAAAGTCAAGACGGTTCCTGCCCCGAGGAATTCCCAGGCGGACACCCTCGGCAGCCTCTCTCGGCCCCGGGAGTCACATGCAAGTCATACTGCAGCTCGGAGAGCGGAGAGAAGGCGTGGGCACAAGGGCCCGTCGGATTGCCTCCTGGGACACTGAAGAGGCCAAAACCGCTGGCACGGGAGAGGCTCAACCCGTCCATCCGGCTTCGTCCGGCCACTCTTCTGCGGCCCAGCCCAGTTTCCTGCCTCGGATGATGGGCAGCCAGAAGGAGAAGAGTCACAGGAGATTCCCCCCACCTCAAAGGCCCCGCCAGTGGGTGGATTGGGCTGCTCAGCGTTGGCTCTCAGTCTCGTTCCTGCCCTTAAGAAAGCTGAGCCTGTGAGCCGAGAGAGGGAGGCAAGGGCCCGGAGGATCACCAAGGGCTCTTGAGGTTGCTGAGCGCAGGAGAAGAGGCTCCACTGGGGAGAGGCCGAGGTGGTGGGGGAGACGTCTCAAGCAGGAAAGCGAAGGGCGGCACGAGACGGGGTCCCCCGGCTGCCTTGTGCGAAGTCCGAACTCAaggagaaccaccaccaccacaccacaATGCTGTCCCACGCCACCAGGAACGCGGACCCATGACTGCCGCAGAAGACGCCCTGGGAGAGGAAAAGTTCAGGGGTGGGTTGTGGGGAGTTCCTGTTCCTGTCCAGGGGCCTTTTGCAGGCGCGTCTCCTTCCAAGCTGCACACGGTCATTGCTCGTGACCCTTCAGGGGCAAAATGGGACTGCTTGCCATTCAGGATCCTCTGGCTGTCCTGCTCTGCCCTGCCTCTGCAGCcatccgcgcccccccccccaaagaaagacACCTAGAAGGACGAGAAGCAGGCAGGCTGGCTTATTTGAGCGTGGGAGGGGAACATCAgccctgtgtgtggggggggttttgGCAAAAACGGGCCTTGGGCTTCACAGCTGGCCTGACCGTCTGGAGTCTTCGCTAGAAGGCTTTGGCGACATCGCCGATCTCCTGGAGGCTGCTGGGAGTGAACCAGGACGAGCCGGCCTGCTTGGGTTGGAAACACGGAAGTTCTCCCCCTGTGGCCACCAAGCCCCCGACACCTCCACCTGTGGCCTGCCAGGGCCCTGAACTCTCACCCCATGGTGACCTGCACAGCCTGGAGCACCTACGAGCTGCTGGATGGAGAGGATAGGCCAAGCCGCGACAGCCCTGCCTTAGGCAC
This sequence is a window from Pogona vitticeps strain Pit_001003342236 chromosome 4, PviZW2.1, whole genome shotgun sequence. Protein-coding genes within it:
- the LOC110090973 gene encoding ras-related protein Rab-19 gives rise to the protein MAASSPSLRFKLILLGDFGVGKTTFFHRIRTGHFLEEAHALGQPMSVCEKIVPLRHSRSHPQAQVSLWDTAGEERFLSLSSCYYRNADAALLVYNLNSLLSFDSLSHWLYVTRQYCTDADIFLLGNKSDLENHVPEEKAEKFAAEHGASGRFRVSAKTGENVERCLQEMVERLFLKQEIQRSSLHAPLQEAGYYSHCGC